In Heterodontus francisci isolate sHetFra1 unplaced genomic scaffold, sHetFra1.hap1 HAP1_SCAFFOLD_62_2, whole genome shotgun sequence, a single window of DNA contains:
- the LOC137362126 gene encoding uncharacterized protein PF3D7_1120000-like yields MKLKQEVMELKQEVMKLKQEVMEVNKDVIELKQDVMELKPEVMELKQEVMELKQEVRELKQEVMEVKQEFMELKQDLMELKLEVMKLKQEVMELKQDIMELKQGEVMELKQEVMKLKQEVMEVNKDVIELKQDVMELKPEVMELKQEVMELKQEVRELKQEVMEVKQEFMELKQDLMELKLEVMKLKQEVMELKQDVMELKQGGVMELKQEVMELKQDVMELKQDVIELKQGVMELKQEVMELKQEVMEFKQ; encoded by the exons atgaagttgaagcaggaggtgatggagttgaagcaggaggtgatgaagttgaagcaggaggtgatggaggtgaataAGGACGTGatagaattgaagcaggatgtgatggagttgaagccggaggtgatggagttgaagcaggaggtgatggagttgaagcaggaggtgagggagttgaagcaggaggtgatggaggtgaagcaggagtttatggagttgaagcaggatctaATGGAGTTGAAgcttgaggtgatgaagttgaagcaggaggttatggagttgaagcaggatataatggagttgaagcagggg gaggtgatggagctgaagcaggaggtgatgaagttgaagcaggaggtgatggaggtgaataAGGACGTGatagaattgaagcaggatgtgatggagttgaagccggaggtgatggagttgaagcaggaggtgatggagttgaagcaggaggtgagggagttgaagcaggaggtgatggaggtgaagcaggagtttatggagttgaagcaggatctaATGGAGTTGAAgcttgaggtgatgaagttgaagcaggaggttatggagttgaagcaggatgtaatggagttgaagcagggg ggggtgatggaattgaagcaggaggtgatggagttgaaacaggatgtaatggagttgaagcaggatgtaattGAGTTGAAGCAGggtgtgatggaattgaagcaggaggtgatggaattgaagcaggaggtgatggagttcaagcagtag